A region of Allocoleopsis franciscana PCC 7113 DNA encodes the following proteins:
- the menH gene encoding 2-succinyl-6-hydroxy-2,4-cyclohexadiene-1-carboxylate synthase, whose translation MIVADFKFHYSFRGNKAKPLILFLHGFMGDRQEFNEVISLLSDQFCYLTVDLPGHGKTRVMGGAECYTMSNTAHALINLLDQLNVQNCFLVGYSMGGRLALYLTLHFPQRFSKIVLESASPGLKSQGDRVERIQRDFDLAKKLEESNFSVFLDSWYNQSLFASLKNHPNFESLKQSRLQNNPLELAKSLRNLSTGCQPSLWDQLANNKNPLLLLVGEYDAKFIAINSEMARLCPFAQLKIVSHCGHTIHFEDSKTFVENVRVFLT comes from the coding sequence ATGATAGTTGCTGATTTTAAATTTCACTATTCTTTCAGAGGTAATAAAGCTAAACCTCTGATTCTTTTTTTACATGGGTTTATGGGAGACAGGCAGGAATTTAATGAAGTTATATCCTTGTTATCTGACCAATTTTGTTATCTAACCGTTGACCTCCCCGGTCATGGAAAAACTAGGGTAATGGGTGGAGCAGAGTGCTACACGATGTCCAACACCGCTCACGCCTTGATTAACTTGCTAGACCAGTTAAATGTTCAAAATTGCTTCTTGGTCGGCTATTCAATGGGGGGACGATTGGCTTTATACCTCACCCTTCATTTTCCCCAACGTTTCTCTAAAATTGTTCTAGAATCTGCATCTCCGGGTCTAAAAAGCCAAGGGGATCGAGTAGAACGAATTCAGCGGGATTTTGACTTAGCTAAAAAATTGGAAGAAAGTAATTTTTCAGTATTTCTAGACAGTTGGTATAATCAGTCGCTTTTTGCTTCTTTAAAAAACCATCCCAATTTTGAGTCTTTGAAGCAAAGTCGATTACAGAATAACCCGTTGGAATTAGCTAAATCTCTGCGTAATCTGAGTACTGGATGTCAACCTTCTTTATGGGATCAACTCGCAAACAACAAGAACCCTTTGCTTTTGCTAGTGGGTGAATATGACGCTAAATTTATAGCCATTAACTCGGAAATGGCTAGATTATGCCCATTCGCACAGCTAAAAATTGTTAGTCATTGTGGTCATACTATCCACTTTGAAGACTCGAAAACATTTGTTGAGAATGTTCGAGTCTTCTTAACATAA
- a CDS encoding homocysteine biosynthesis protein has protein sequence MRTLAEINDKIRRRCAVVCTIEELKARVAEAGVTQTAKDVDVVTTGTFEPMESSGAIINLGHTDPPMKIRKCWLDGIPAYAGFGAVDLYLGATQGVDYIDTGEVPDAEELRERGGGHVIEDLIADKPVHLRAIGQVTDCYPRASFETTITRETINQFYLFNPRNLYQNFIVGVNGGDRPLFTYLGPLQPRLANAVYSNPGAISPLLNDPELKLIGIGTQIFLGGGIGYIAWEGTQHFPLQKRLPNGTPIGPSATLALIGDAKQMSPKWVRGCYFKNYGPSLMLGVGVPLPVLNEDVVNGCAVQDKDVVAPVVDFSIPRRVRPTFGLVSYAQLKTGRITVDGKSVKVAPLASIFRSRQVAVELKEWILQGDFTLTEPVASIPMNRSFLPQDLYTSL, from the coding sequence ATGCGAACCCTTGCTGAAATTAATGATAAAATTCGTCGCCGATGTGCAGTGGTATGCACAATAGAGGAACTTAAAGCCAGAGTGGCAGAGGCTGGTGTCACACAAACAGCAAAGGACGTTGATGTTGTAACGACTGGTACCTTTGAGCCGATGGAGTCTTCAGGTGCCATTATTAATTTAGGTCACACAGACCCACCCATGAAGATTCGCAAATGTTGGTTGGACGGTATCCCCGCCTATGCTGGGTTTGGAGCAGTGGATTTGTATTTAGGAGCTACTCAAGGGGTCGATTATATCGATACGGGTGAGGTGCCTGATGCTGAGGAATTGAGAGAACGAGGCGGCGGTCATGTGATAGAAGACTTGATTGCGGATAAACCTGTACATCTGCGAGCGATCGGACAGGTAACAGATTGTTATCCTAGGGCGTCTTTTGAGACCACGATTACTCGCGAGACGATTAATCAGTTTTATCTATTTAATCCTCGCAATCTGTATCAAAATTTTATCGTTGGGGTGAATGGAGGCGATCGCCCACTGTTCACCTACCTCGGTCCCTTACAACCCCGACTCGCCAATGCCGTCTACTCCAACCCTGGAGCCATTTCTCCCCTGCTAAATGACCCCGAACTCAAACTCATTGGTATCGGCACCCAAATTTTCCTTGGTGGTGGCATTGGTTACATCGCCTGGGAAGGAACCCAACACTTTCCTTTACAAAAACGCCTTCCCAATGGAACGCCCATCGGCCCATCTGCAACCTTAGCCTTGATCGGGGATGCCAAGCAAATGAGTCCCAAGTGGGTACGGGGTTGTTACTTCAAAAATTACGGTCCATCTTTGATGCTGGGTGTCGGTGTGCCACTCCCGGTATTGAACGAGGATGTGGTTAATGGCTGTGCTGTCCAAGATAAGGACGTTGTCGCACCGGTGGTAGACTTTTCGATTCCCCGGCGTGTGCGTCCTACCTTCGGTTTAGTCAGCTATGCCCAACTCAAAACAGGTCGCATCACCGTTGATGGTAAATCTGTCAAGGTTGCGCCTCTGGCGAGTATCTTCCGTTCGCGACAAGTTGCTGTGGAATTAAAGGAGTGGATTCTTCAGGGTGACTTTACCCTCACTGAACCTGTAGCCTCGATTCCGATGAACCGTTCTTTTTTACCTCAAGATTTGTATACTTCTTTGTGA
- a CDS encoding DUF1816 domain-containing protein produces MLGVFFFFVFFALIVLLLQLPKRQTTTATSSLNVALPTPAPEEFSESTDNGMAWWVKIVTETPHCTYFFGPFDSSSEAKQNQSGYLEDLEQEGAQGIEVAILQDRPETLTIYDEQE; encoded by the coding sequence ATGCTCGGAGTTTTCTTTTTCTTTGTCTTTTTCGCCCTCATTGTCCTGTTGCTGCAACTGCCCAAGCGACAGACTACGACGGCTACTAGCTCTTTGAATGTGGCTTTACCAACACCGGCTCCGGAGGAATTCTCCGAGAGTACGGATAACGGCATGGCTTGGTGGGTGAAAATTGTTACGGAAACACCACATTGCACGTACTTTTTTGGCCCATTTGACAGTTCCAGCGAAGCGAAACAGAATCAAAGCGGCTATCTAGAAGATCTCGAACAGGAGGGAGCGCAGGGAATTGAAGTTGCCATCTTGCAAGATCGACCTGAAACTCTCACAATTTATGACGAACAAGAGTGA
- a CDS encoding tetratricopeptide repeat protein: MSQKRSPWVNLVLVLAILAFVGFSMIPLLDIVLSDNSPSSEATTASTPILPAQKQAELEAQARGYELVVQREPQNPSALRGLLETRLKLGDIQGAIPPLEQMAKLNPDQTEYSVLLAQAKQQLGDKEGAAQTYRSILASKPGNLDALEGLVGLYVQQKRPEAAIGLLQDTLKTATPINDMKPGTVDVISVQLLLGLVYANEKRYTEAIAIYDEAIKTNKQDFRPPLAKALILKEQGKVAEAKPLFTTAASLAPPKYKDQVAQLAKEATEPKSASPGQESPNGKQSPASPPSASPNNQPASPGNAPAAPKATADSPGT, from the coding sequence GTGTCTCAAAAGCGGAGTCCCTGGGTCAATCTAGTCTTAGTGCTGGCGATACTGGCTTTCGTCGGTTTTTCGATGATTCCTTTGCTGGACATCGTCCTCTCGGATAATTCACCGTCTTCAGAAGCCACCACCGCTTCAACGCCGATTCTTCCGGCGCAAAAACAAGCCGAGCTAGAAGCTCAGGCCAGAGGTTACGAACTGGTGGTGCAGCGAGAGCCACAGAATCCATCTGCCTTGCGGGGGCTTTTAGAGACACGGCTGAAGCTAGGAGATATTCAAGGGGCTATTCCTCCCCTCGAACAGATGGCAAAGCTCAATCCCGATCAAACTGAATACTCTGTATTGCTGGCTCAAGCCAAGCAGCAGCTCGGTGACAAGGAAGGAGCGGCTCAAACCTATCGCTCGATATTAGCCTCGAAGCCGGGGAATTTGGATGCTCTGGAAGGACTTGTGGGTCTCTACGTCCAACAAAAGCGCCCTGAAGCCGCGATAGGTCTGCTCCAAGATACCCTCAAAACAGCAACGCCGATTAATGATATGAAACCGGGCACAGTGGATGTGATCTCGGTGCAGCTATTGTTGGGTTTGGTTTACGCTAATGAGAAACGCTACACAGAAGCGATCGCCATTTATGATGAAGCGATCAAGACCAATAAACAAGATTTTCGACCCCCACTCGCCAAAGCCTTGATTCTCAAGGAACAGGGTAAGGTTGCCGAGGCCAAACCCCTGTTTACAACCGCTGCTTCCCTAGCACCACCGAAGTACAAAGATCAAGTTGCTCAGCTAGCCAAAGAGGCTACAGAACCCAAGAGTGCTTCGCCTGGTCAAGAATCACCCAATGGCAAGCAATCCCCAGCGAGTCCGCCTTCTGCCTCGCCTAACAATCAGCCTGCCTCTCCAGGCAATGCTCCTGCGGCCCCCAAAGCCACAGCCGATTCTCCTGGAACCTAG
- a CDS encoding BON domain-containing protein, which produces MKKLTTFLLSGVLLFGAAACTDASKTAADAPNTTEASPTAPDAEAAKDAKEDAQSQVRRDQLNSDIRAREERNNALNQGAAQGRDEDNVASEVRSKLEANLPASALVVDAEDNGVVVVSGTVPTKEQFDKIEPLAKQIKGVTTVQVKATVAQAKPEDSNKKAQ; this is translated from the coding sequence ATGAAAAAGCTGACAACTTTTCTACTCTCTGGTGTTCTATTGTTTGGTGCAGCAGCTTGCACCGACGCCTCCAAAACAGCGGCAGATGCTCCTAATACGACTGAAGCTAGTCCCACGGCTCCTGACGCGGAGGCAGCTAAGGATGCCAAAGAGGATGCTCAAAGCCAAGTTCGCCGAGATCAGTTGAATTCTGACATCAGAGCACGGGAAGAACGCAACAATGCCTTGAATCAGGGTGCAGCTCAAGGAAGAGATGAAGACAACGTTGCTAGCGAAGTTCGCAGCAAGCTAGAAGCCAACCTGCCAGCGAGTGCACTCGTCGTTGATGCTGAAGATAATGGTGTTGTGGTTGTCTCCGGCACCGTCCCAACGAAGGAGCAATTCGACAAGATTGAACCTTTGGCAAAACAGATCAAAGGTGTTACAACCGTGCAGGTTAAAGCAACGGTTGCTCAAGCTAAACCTGAAGATAGCAACAAGAAAGCTCAATAA
- a CDS encoding phosphodiester glycosidase family protein, whose product MNAAKKLFFFFFTLISSLLIAPTFTPPSSYQPIEVVDGAALYKQQLTDGNEAYLQVINLHKMQIDQLIGEVDNMGLAQGKYYKGEGGHYSPFFQRKLFEDVTSEYKQLYQNTVFSIINCSFFEQYKSSTQLSFPIKLNGKVISAGSSPYGPINQPMDAFYSKVRLKALVWDDKQAYITDYDPTTGAPLNERGVQNAMVNYKYSDHPAKVLAHNQANRYHVIGTLNFDGIKGDELLLVLTVNQATLDEAADLLRQLGVKGDIITVDGGTSTYLFNSRMGNIMLPQSANPKDSPSFRNLPHYLGFRKRGKKQVLPHIFISQPAGKVLLEENKPYLILWRDNLNSEVTIELYERDKLIQVISPRTASDGVYEWTPDRPMKEGYSLRISMLKNRKIFGTLQLQ is encoded by the coding sequence ATGAACGCTGCAAAAAAACTCTTTTTTTTCTTTTTTACTCTTATCAGTAGTCTTTTGATTGCCCCAACCTTCACCCCTCCATCTTCTTATCAACCCATTGAAGTCGTAGACGGTGCAGCCTTGTATAAACAACAACTCACTGACGGCAACGAAGCCTATCTGCAAGTTATTAATTTGCACAAAATGCAAATAGACCAACTGATTGGAGAGGTAGATAATATGGGTCTAGCACAGGGGAAATACTATAAAGGAGAAGGTGGGCATTACAGCCCGTTCTTTCAAAGAAAGCTGTTTGAGGACGTCACCAGCGAATACAAACAATTGTACCAAAACACAGTTTTTTCCATCATCAACTGTTCTTTTTTTGAGCAATATAAATCCAGTACCCAGCTTTCCTTCCCTATTAAACTTAATGGCAAAGTCATCAGTGCTGGAAGTAGCCCCTATGGACCGATTAACCAACCCATGGATGCGTTTTATAGTAAAGTCCGCCTGAAGGCTTTAGTCTGGGATGACAAGCAGGCGTACATTACAGATTACGACCCAACTACGGGTGCGCCTCTAAACGAAAGGGGCGTTCAAAATGCAATGGTTAATTACAAATACAGCGACCATCCGGCTAAAGTATTAGCTCATAATCAAGCGAATAGGTATCATGTCATCGGTACACTCAATTTTGATGGTATTAAAGGCGATGAACTGCTGTTAGTCCTGACTGTGAACCAAGCAACACTGGACGAAGCCGCCGATTTATTACGTCAATTAGGCGTCAAAGGAGATATCATAACCGTTGACGGTGGCACCTCTACTTACCTGTTCAATTCCCGGATGGGAAATATTATGCTACCTCAATCGGCTAATCCCAAAGATAGTCCTTCCTTCCGCAACCTGCCGCATTATCTAGGATTTCGCAAGAGAGGCAAAAAGCAAGTTTTGCCACACATCTTTATCAGTCAACCTGCTGGTAAGGTACTCCTGGAGGAGAATAAGCCTTATCTGATCTTGTGGAGGGACAATCTCAACAGCGAGGTGACGATTGAGTTGTACGAAAGAGACAAACTGATCCAAGTCATCTCTCCCCGTACTGCCAGCGATGGGGTTTATGAGTGGACACCAGATAGACCCATGAAAGAGGGCTATTCTCTTCGTATTTCGATGCTGAAAAATCGGAAAATTTTCGGTACCTTGCAATTACAATGA
- a CDS encoding ABC transporter ATP-binding protein: MSHPLLDVRHLSIEFPTKKKVVPAVLDVSFNLTAGETLGIVGESGSGKSVTSLAVIGLLPSTAKVTGEILFHNPNTLNANPVNLLALPTNQRRIYWGGLISMVFQEPLTSLNPVYTCGEQVVEAILLHHQVSRKDAYRRAIALFDEVKLPDARGMMNRYPHQLSGGQQQRVMIAIALSGNPAILIADEPTTALDVTIQATILQLLRELRDARGMSILFITHDMGVIAEIADRVVVMYQGQAVETASIYHLFANPQHPYTQGLLNCRPRPDKQLKRLPTVSDFMDVTTNAEGEIEIRAKTHSLEQRNLLLAEVSDGEVKNRYQNLQQQQPLLTVRHLTKEFPVRTGFLSKKTGFKAVDDVSFEVYPGETLGLVGESGCGKTTLSRCLLRLIEPTSGEIIFDGDSVLELDAKTLRRLRRYMQIVFQNPYGSLDARQSIGNALMEPMEIHRLGDSPQERRQKAINLLERVGLDGSAINRMPHEFSGGQRQRICIARTLACEPRFIVCDESVSALDVSVQAQVLNLLKDLQQDFGLTYIFISHDLSVVKFVSDRIMVMNQGRIEEIGTADAIYNNPQRDYTRQLIAAIPDSNLQDIQARQLRRSIEI; encoded by the coding sequence ATGTCTCATCCCCTCCTCGATGTCCGTCATCTATCCATCGAGTTTCCCACTAAAAAAAAGGTAGTACCAGCCGTTCTAGATGTCTCCTTTAACCTAACTGCCGGAGAAACCTTAGGAATTGTCGGTGAGTCAGGTTCCGGTAAATCCGTAACATCCCTAGCCGTGATCGGACTGTTACCCTCCACGGCTAAGGTGACTGGAGAAATTTTATTTCACAACCCCAACACTTTGAATGCCAATCCCGTCAATTTGCTGGCGCTTCCTACGAACCAAAGACGGATTTATTGGGGTGGATTAATCTCAATGGTGTTTCAAGAACCCCTGACTTCTCTAAACCCGGTTTACACCTGTGGCGAACAGGTGGTAGAAGCAATTTTGTTACATCATCAAGTTTCGCGCAAGGATGCTTATCGAAGAGCGATCGCACTTTTTGATGAAGTCAAATTACCCGATGCTAGAGGAATGATGAACCGCTATCCTCACCAACTTTCAGGAGGACAGCAGCAACGAGTGATGATTGCGATCGCATTAAGTGGCAACCCCGCCATCCTAATTGCCGATGAACCCACAACCGCCTTAGATGTCACTATTCAGGCGACAATTTTACAATTGCTGCGAGAACTGCGCGACGCTAGAGGCATGTCCATTCTCTTCATTACCCACGACATGGGAGTCATTGCAGAAATTGCTGACCGTGTGGTGGTTATGTATCAGGGTCAGGCGGTAGAAACAGCTAGCATTTATCACCTATTTGCTAATCCTCAACACCCCTACACTCAAGGATTACTCAACTGTCGTCCTCGTCCGGATAAGCAGTTAAAACGCTTGCCAACGGTGAGTGATTTTATGGACGTTACGACTAATGCGGAAGGTGAAATCGAAATTCGTGCTAAAACCCATAGTTTAGAACAAAGAAACTTGTTGTTAGCTGAAGTGAGTGATGGTGAGGTGAAAAACCGCTATCAGAATTTGCAACAACAGCAACCTTTGCTCACTGTGCGTCACTTAACCAAGGAATTCCCAGTGCGAACGGGTTTTTTGAGTAAGAAAACAGGATTCAAAGCCGTTGATGATGTTAGTTTTGAGGTCTATCCAGGCGAAACATTAGGCTTGGTGGGAGAATCGGGTTGCGGCAAAACCACATTGAGTCGCTGCCTTTTACGCCTGATTGAACCCACTTCCGGCGAGATTATTTTTGATGGTGATTCGGTTCTAGAACTGGATGCTAAAACACTGCGCCGCCTGCGCCGCTATATGCAAATTGTCTTCCAAAATCCCTATGGTTCCTTAGATGCAAGGCAGAGTATTGGCAACGCTTTGATGGAACCGATGGAAATTCATCGTCTCGGTGATTCGCCACAGGAACGCCGACAAAAAGCGATCAACTTGTTAGAACGGGTTGGACTGGATGGCAGTGCAATCAATCGAATGCCTCATGAATTTTCTGGGGGTCAAAGACAGCGAATTTGTATTGCGCGAACCTTAGCTTGTGAACCGCGATTTATTGTTTGTGATGAGTCAGTTTCAGCACTGGATGTCTCCGTTCAAGCACAGGTACTCAATCTCCTGAAAGATTTGCAACAAGATTTTGGCTTGACTTACATTTTTATTTCCCACGATTTGAGTGTCGTCAAGTTTGTCAGCGATCGCATTATGGTGATGAATCAAGGGCGGATTGAAGAAATTGGCACGGCTGATGCGATTTACAACAACCCCCAACGAGACTATACACGCCAACTGATTGCAGCCATTCCTGATAGCAATCTACAAGATATTCAAGCTAGACAATTGCGTCGTTCGATTGAGATTTAG
- a CDS encoding mechanosensitive ion channel family protein, producing the protein MMQWILPLALILGSLLAGLIFERFFLKKIKKLAARTDFFGYELIFEALHRKTLIWFFLGGLYAALLTVPLAPAISTLLQKIIAIVFLYTATLFLAKLAGDFVCLAGQKSKGGLPASSLLNNSVKTLVFVFGILMILQALGIPITPIIATLGIGSLAVALAFQDTLANLYAGLFLIISKQVKPNDYIKLTTGEEGYVTDITWRNTTIKELPNNLIIVPNKNLASAIFKNYHLPAKEIVFQVPVGVSYESDLDQIEQVTLNVAQEVMENVPGGVPEFKPFILYQEFGEFSINFTVFLRINEFFDQRLVKHEFIKRLHKRYREEGIEIPFPTRITYFKDFQQPKVENPTTGQTLKSWDS; encoded by the coding sequence ATGATGCAATGGATTCTCCCCCTCGCCTTAATCTTAGGCAGCCTCCTGGCTGGATTAATTTTTGAAAGATTTTTCCTTAAAAAAATCAAAAAACTAGCAGCACGAACGGACTTTTTTGGTTATGAATTAATTTTTGAAGCCCTTCACCGCAAAACCTTAATTTGGTTTTTCTTGGGGGGTTTGTATGCTGCCCTACTTACAGTTCCCCTCGCTCCTGCTATTTCCACCCTGCTTCAGAAAATTATCGCGATAGTTTTTCTCTATACCGCCACCCTCTTTTTGGCAAAGTTGGCGGGAGATTTTGTCTGCTTAGCTGGTCAGAAATCCAAAGGCGGATTACCTGCATCTTCTTTACTGAATAATTCAGTCAAAACTCTTGTTTTTGTGTTTGGTATCCTGATGATTCTTCAGGCATTAGGAATTCCCATTACACCCATTATCGCTACTTTAGGGATTGGTAGCTTAGCCGTTGCATTAGCATTTCAAGATACCCTTGCTAATTTGTATGCTGGCCTATTTCTGATTATTTCTAAACAAGTTAAACCGAATGACTATATCAAATTGACGACTGGAGAAGAAGGCTATGTTACCGACATTACCTGGCGGAACACAACCATTAAGGAACTTCCTAACAATTTAATTATTGTCCCTAATAAAAATTTGGCCTCTGCAATTTTTAAGAACTATCATCTACCCGCTAAAGAAATTGTTTTTCAAGTTCCGGTAGGTGTGAGTTATGAAAGCGACCTCGATCAAATTGAACAAGTCACCCTTAATGTGGCTCAAGAGGTTATGGAAAATGTTCCGGGTGGTGTACCTGAATTTAAACCGTTTATTCTTTACCAAGAATTCGGAGAATTTAGTATTAATTTTACAGTTTTCTTAAGAATTAATGAATTTTTTGATCAACGTCTTGTGAAACATGAATTCATTAAACGGTTGCACAAAAGATATAGAGAAGAAGGGATAGAAATTCCTTTTCCCACGCGAATTACTTATTTCAAAGATTTTCAACAGCCGAAAGTTGAAAATCCCACGACTGGGCAAACGCTAAAGTCGTGGGATTCTTAA
- a CDS encoding peptidoglycan-binding domain-containing protein yields the protein MMRSLTPSFTNPGSVRRWMIYGSALGLMMIGLDNVPVEAGSGLPDEQRIAQRIADTPVNRPILRMGSEGAAVSELQAALKLLGYYSDAVDGIYRESTASAVSGFQQAAGLTPDGITGPATWNRLFPSTPTVVRTSPLPSNTPAPVRTSPLPSNSPNPVRVSPSSSNNPASSFPVPTIIQSPNTDERVNQPALEEPSKPRQTNRPNRNQPASTPSSSSSTANPQTNAVTLPVLRQGMKGPAVVQLQERLKTLGFLKEPVDGVFGNATQAAVQAAQQKFNLAPDGVVGPTTWRALLR from the coding sequence ATGATGAGAAGCCTAACGCCAAGTTTTACTAACCCTGGGAGCGTCCGCCGTTGGATGATTTACGGTAGCGCACTCGGTTTAATGATGATTGGCTTGGACAATGTACCGGTTGAAGCGGGTAGTGGCTTACCGGATGAGCAAAGGATTGCTCAACGAATTGCTGATACACCCGTTAACCGACCGATTCTGAGAATGGGTAGTGAGGGAGCCGCTGTCTCTGAACTTCAAGCTGCACTGAAACTTTTGGGGTATTACAGTGATGCTGTGGATGGGATTTATCGAGAAAGTACGGCAAGTGCCGTCTCTGGTTTCCAGCAAGCCGCCGGGTTAACGCCCGATGGCATCACTGGCCCCGCGACTTGGAATCGTCTGTTCCCCAGTACACCTACAGTCGTCAGGACATCGCCACTCCCCTCCAATACCCCAGCTCCGGTTAGGACATCACCACTGCCCTCAAATAGCCCAAATCCGGTCAGAGTTTCACCAAGCTCCTCCAATAACCCAGCCTCATCTTTCCCGGTTCCTACTATCATTCAATCTCCGAATACCGACGAGCGCGTTAATCAACCAGCTCTAGAAGAGCCATCAAAACCCCGTCAAACTAACCGCCCCAATCGCAACCAACCAGCCTCAACTCCTTCGAGTTCTTCCTCTACAGCCAACCCGCAAACTAATGCGGTGACTTTGCCCGTTCTCCGGCAAGGAATGAAAGGCCCTGCGGTTGTCCAGTTGCAAGAGCGTCTTAAAACGCTCGGATTTCTCAAAGAACCAGTCGATGGGGTTTTTGGGAACGCCACACAAGCTGCTGTTCAAGCGGCTCAACAGAAGTTCAACCTTGCGCCAGACGGAGTAGTCGGCCCCACCACTTGGAGAGCCTTGTTGCGTTAG